Proteins co-encoded in one Sandaracinaceae bacterium genomic window:
- a CDS encoding Rrf2 family transcriptional regulator has protein sequence MKLSNKGRYGVCAMFDIAFHNDGGPTQIKDIASRQAIPPRFLEQIFQDLKRAGLVTSKRGPRGGYALAQPAGDIRVGDIVRALEGPTQIEADSDELVGGDPLSRRVTQDVFEELSASIEACFDALNLQDLCARSEADGVRRGPPRRYVYSI, from the coding sequence GTGAAGCTCTCGAACAAAGGCCGCTACGGCGTCTGCGCCATGTTCGACATCGCGTTCCACAACGACGGCGGCCCCACGCAGATCAAGGATATTGCCTCGCGGCAGGCCATTCCGCCGCGGTTCTTGGAGCAGATCTTCCAGGACTTGAAGCGGGCGGGGTTGGTCACCAGCAAGCGGGGGCCGCGTGGGGGGTATGCGCTGGCGCAGCCCGCCGGGGACATCCGCGTGGGGGACATCGTGCGGGCGCTCGAAGGGCCCACGCAGATTGAGGCGGACAGCGACGAGCTGGTGGGCGGGGACCCGCTGAGCCGGCGCGTGACGCAGGACGTCTTCGAGGAGCTCTCGGCCAGCATCGAGGCGTGCTTCGACGCCCTCAACCTTCAGGATCTGTGCGCGCGCAGCGAAGCCGATGGCGTTCGACGCGGGCCACCCAGGCGCTATGTCTACTCGATCTGA
- a CDS encoding protein kinase, whose product MIGRTVAGRYLIQERIGQGGMGTVYRARHEVVGRDVALKFLSSDLAHRPAHKTRFLREARAANRINHEHIIDITDFGETDDGLVYLAMEFLDGVPLNKQIAKRDLNVTRSLGIALQVAQALGRAHELGVIHRDIKPDNIYLLSGYATDFVKLLDFGLAQMKGELRVTATGTVFGTPEYIAPEQARGAPLTHACDLYALGCVLFEMLTSELPFQGSTSELVLAHLRTPPPTPSSRGVNVPPELDALILRLLSKQPEARHPSAYALAGELSDMLQAMDAATVEPIPLTRKSLAPKPGEPRKAVSKVEENIGLDGVISSWENRLEVLEDVSRRAHVGSQAPAWLDEHLTRMRGHVQAMTKARARLNTQAGAITEDERKVREQRLQIGRALDALGGDEARAAQRIEEHAVALGKGRMHLDQALVAWRAARIELVSLVPTLPDTGLNEAQLSVLAQVGQVAERQLQAKRAIDANMRELAKARAEHEDIRFQMAQLKGRMGSFSAGAEVDISPAREELVALEREIREHLDQVLGDAEPVVRHLMSFPHLRDRIRAAAEPAVG is encoded by the coding sequence TTGATCGGCCGCACGGTGGCGGGGCGCTACCTCATTCAGGAGCGCATCGGGCAGGGCGGGATGGGGACCGTGTATCGGGCGCGACACGAGGTGGTGGGCCGCGACGTCGCGCTGAAATTCCTGTCGAGCGACCTCGCGCATCGCCCTGCGCACAAGACGCGCTTCCTGCGTGAGGCGCGCGCGGCGAACCGCATCAACCACGAGCACATCATCGACATCACGGACTTCGGCGAGACCGACGACGGCTTGGTCTACCTCGCGATGGAGTTCTTGGACGGCGTCCCGCTCAACAAGCAAATTGCCAAGCGCGACCTGAACGTGACGCGCTCGTTGGGCATCGCGCTGCAGGTGGCGCAGGCGCTCGGGCGGGCGCACGAGCTGGGCGTCATCCACCGCGACATCAAGCCGGACAACATCTACCTGCTGTCGGGGTACGCCACCGACTTCGTGAAGCTGCTGGACTTCGGGCTGGCGCAGATGAAGGGCGAGCTGCGCGTGACGGCCACGGGCACCGTCTTCGGCACGCCCGAGTACATCGCCCCCGAGCAGGCCCGTGGCGCGCCGCTCACGCACGCGTGTGACCTCTACGCGCTGGGGTGCGTGTTGTTCGAGATGCTGACCAGCGAGCTTCCGTTCCAGGGCTCCACGTCCGAGCTGGTTCTGGCGCACCTGCGCACACCGCCGCCCACCCCGTCGAGCCGTGGGGTGAACGTGCCGCCCGAGCTGGACGCGCTCATCTTGCGGCTCCTCTCGAAGCAGCCCGAGGCGCGCCACCCGAGCGCCTATGCGCTGGCCGGTGAGCTCAGCGACATGCTGCAAGCCATGGACGCCGCGACCGTGGAGCCCATCCCGCTCACCCGCAAGAGCCTGGCGCCGAAGCCCGGTGAGCCGCGCAAGGCGGTCAGCAAGGTGGAGGAGAACATCGGGCTCGACGGGGTCATCTCGTCTTGGGAGAACCGCCTCGAGGTGCTCGAGGACGTGAGCCGCAGAGCCCACGTCGGGTCGCAGGCGCCCGCTTGGCTGGACGAGCACCTGACGCGCATGCGTGGCCACGTGCAGGCCATGACCAAGGCGCGTGCGCGGCTGAACACGCAGGCCGGCGCCATCACGGAGGACGAGCGCAAGGTGCGCGAGCAGCGGCTGCAGATCGGGCGCGCTCTCGACGCGCTCGGTGGCGACGAGGCGCGCGCGGCGCAGCGCATCGAGGAGCACGCCGTGGCGCTCGGGAAGGGCCGCATGCACCTGGACCAGGCCCTGGTGGCGTGGCGTGCCGCGCGCATCGAGCTGGTCTCGCTGGTCCCCACGTTGCCCGACACGGGGCTGAACGAAGCGCAGCTCTCGGTGCTGGCGCAGGTGGGCCAGGTCGCCGAGCGGCAGCTGCAGGCCAAGCGCGCCATCGACGCGAACATGCGCGAGCTGGCCAAGGCCCGCGCCGAACACGAAGACATCCGCTTCCAGATGGCGCAGCTGAAGGGCCGCATGGGCTCGTTCAGCGCGGGCGCCGAAGTGGACATCAGCCCGGCGCGCGAGGAGCTGGTCGCGCTCGAGCGCGAGATCCGCGAGCACCTCGATCAGGTGCTGGGTGACGCCGAGCCGGTGGTGCGCCACCTCATGTCCTTCCCGCACCTGCGGGACCGCATTCGCGCCGCTGCCGAACCTGCCGTGGGCTAG
- a CDS encoding HesA/MoeB/ThiF family protein, producing the protein MSALPATSRSTITRALVVGCGGLGSPASRVLMASGALKRLTLLDDDAVDVSNLHRQTLYTDADVGHDKVTRAAERLRADHPDSSTEVVAVQGRLRPAEAPDLLAEQDLVIEGADNFATKFLTADAARLRGVPVAHAGAVRWSGWALLSAGTAAEGPCLRCVFEDLPTGRADTCATAGVMGPVVGVVAALQSALVLAHLAGDPFALGTLFHYDALAGKLRRFQARPRPGCPLCAGEIKDLRMERYVPPPN; encoded by the coding sequence GTGAGCGCCCTCCCCGCCACGTCGCGCAGCACGATCACGCGCGCCCTGGTGGTGGGCTGCGGCGGCCTCGGCTCGCCCGCCAGCCGGGTGCTCATGGCGAGTGGTGCGCTGAAACGCCTGACCCTGCTGGACGACGACGCGGTGGACGTGAGCAACCTCCACCGCCAGACGCTCTACACCGACGCCGACGTGGGCCATGACAAGGTCACCCGCGCGGCCGAGCGGCTGCGTGCGGATCACCCCGACTCGTCCACGGAGGTGGTGGCCGTGCAGGGACGCTTGCGCCCCGCCGAAGCGCCAGACCTGCTGGCCGAACAAGACCTGGTCATCGAGGGCGCCGACAACTTCGCCACCAAGTTCCTGACGGCCGACGCGGCGCGCCTGCGCGGCGTGCCCGTGGCCCACGCGGGCGCCGTGCGCTGGTCGGGCTGGGCGCTGCTGAGCGCCGGCACCGCGGCAGAAGGCCCGTGCCTGCGCTGCGTGTTCGAGGACCTGCCCACGGGTCGCGCCGACACCTGCGCCACCGCCGGGGTGATGGGCCCCGTGGTGGGCGTGGTGGCTGCGCTCCAGAGCGCGCTGGTGCTGGCGCACCTGGCCGGCGACCCGTTCGCGCTCGGCACGCTCTTCCACTACGACGCGCTTGCCGGCAAGCTGCGTCGGTTTCAAGCTCGGCCGCGCCCGGGCTGCCCGCTCTGCGCGGGCGAGATCAAGGACCTGCGCATGGAGCGCTACGTCCCGCCCCCCAACTAG
- a CDS encoding flippase-like domain-containing protein yields the protein MSPGDERTSEPSGVATKSASRTRRYTWLAVKVAFSVGILAFVIVRNDPTELGRALQGISAQAFLSSAALIALTAVIGTWRWAAVMRAYGAQHLPGPGRLLSLYFMGFFYNLWLPGGVGGDLVRGVASREVFGDAGATAGLTVVFVERLCGLIGLFFFVGVSFSLWPLPGVQVPIVYAGLAILAALGGVLAVALAPKLTPHLPAFLARITARVPALERRGPFVLALALSTLTHTFTALSGHVLVADLAPNVAVTHSLTVVSLAAVSAFFPLTHAGAGIREGAFVQLYRPLGVPGAVAVAASLALFATQLAVSGVGGLLSLLSPAPRATEPPA from the coding sequence ATGAGCCCCGGCGACGAACGCACGAGCGAGCCGAGCGGCGTCGCAACCAAGAGCGCGTCGCGCACCCGCCGCTACACGTGGCTGGCCGTGAAGGTGGCGTTCTCGGTGGGCATCCTGGCCTTCGTCATCGTGCGGAATGACCCGACCGAGCTGGGTCGTGCGCTACAGGGCATCTCCGCGCAGGCGTTCCTCAGCAGCGCCGCGCTCATCGCGCTCACGGCCGTGATCGGGACCTGGCGCTGGGCCGCCGTCATGCGGGCCTACGGGGCGCAGCACCTGCCGGGCCCGGGCCGGCTGCTCTCGCTCTACTTCATGGGGTTCTTCTACAACCTGTGGCTGCCTGGCGGGGTGGGCGGTGACCTGGTGCGCGGCGTGGCCAGCCGCGAGGTGTTCGGCGACGCAGGCGCCACCGCGGGCCTCACGGTGGTGTTCGTGGAGCGCTTGTGCGGGCTGATTGGCCTCTTCTTCTTCGTGGGCGTCAGCTTCTCGCTGTGGCCGCTGCCCGGCGTGCAGGTCCCCATCGTGTACGCGGGGCTGGCCATCCTGGCGGCGCTGGGCGGGGTGCTGGCCGTGGCGCTGGCCCCCAAGCTCACGCCCCACCTGCCCGCATTCCTGGCGCGCATCACGGCACGTGTACCGGCCCTCGAGCGGCGTGGCCCCTTCGTGCTCGCCCTCGCGCTGTCCACGCTCACCCATACCTTCACCGCGCTGAGCGGTCATGTGCTGGTGGCCGACCTGGCGCCCAATGTGGCGGTGACGCACTCGCTCACCGTGGTGTCGCTGGCGGCCGTCTCCGCCTTTTTCCCGCTCACACACGCCGGCGCGGGCATCCGCGAGGGGGCCTTCGTGCAGCTGTACCGGCCGTTGGGCGTGCCGGGCGCCGTGGCCGTGGCGGCTTCGCTCGCGCTGTTCGCCACACAGCTCGCCGTGTCGGGCGTTGGCGGGCTGCTGAGCCTCCTCTCTCCGGCCCCACGCGCCACCGAGCCGCCCGCATGA
- a CDS encoding DUF2723 domain-containing protein — translation MTADTQPIETPRFLAHPRETAAACAALGLYYALSMSRDMGFYDSPELALVAVQGGVGHPIGQPLHTLLGHGLVGLGGLLGVAPLVCLNLLSALACALTVVPVVSVLDRVAPCPTGWVGRARPFVVALLGVHASLWEPASRIEVYPLGTLLGALSLACLLPALDAPEGRTRTRFMALAGLLLALTSGANAVTASFFALAMSPLVLLALFRRTLPLRALAPAVGAALLGMLIWLYVPLAARDPDVVAWGRPSDWPTLRAYLSGADYQGKSVALASAGFAANVGAFVSWAGRVGLLALPLLGLLGVALRARRLLLPCALLLLLNVGWYARYDPFAPGVLDYLGYLGAPLWFMAGGCALTAEWAHTRGRVVHVAALITLLAVAGLATPAPWERTRVDDRFTRVLAEAALAELPPNAVLLVEADHNAAPLMYLQEVEGQRPDVVVIPLGLASSGWLWELVYRRHPDLRPFALRGPGGRDPRVRRFLDAHPERPRFTTDAELARRMGAPSCITGVLLTLAPCTGTAPADGLLPLLRQAHAQLGNGAPGTAGLLAQVAEARAQALAAEGHARAALQLLTFTLGELDLRAVPERVPPFQLPPSEVATDGLGSEQRNLLRAAELAQAAHQPGLAMLLRAHAETAPR, via the coding sequence ATGACGGCCGACACCCAGCCCATCGAGACCCCACGCTTCCTCGCTCACCCGCGCGAGACCGCGGCTGCGTGTGCGGCGCTGGGGCTCTACTACGCGCTCAGCATGTCGCGCGACATGGGCTTCTACGACAGCCCCGAGCTGGCGCTGGTGGCGGTGCAAGGAGGCGTGGGTCACCCCATCGGCCAGCCGCTGCACACGCTGCTGGGTCACGGGCTGGTGGGGCTGGGTGGGCTGCTGGGCGTCGCGCCGCTGGTGTGCCTGAACCTGCTCTCGGCGCTGGCGTGCGCGCTGACCGTGGTGCCCGTGGTGAGCGTGCTGGACCGAGTGGCGCCCTGCCCCACCGGCTGGGTGGGCCGCGCGCGTCCGTTCGTGGTGGCGCTGCTGGGCGTGCACGCCAGCCTCTGGGAGCCGGCCTCGCGCATCGAGGTCTATCCTCTCGGGACACTGCTCGGCGCGCTGTCGCTGGCTTGTCTGTTGCCCGCGCTCGATGCGCCCGAGGGCCGCACCCGGACACGCTTCATGGCGCTCGCAGGGCTGCTGCTGGCGCTCACCAGCGGAGCGAACGCGGTCACCGCGTCGTTCTTCGCGCTCGCCATGTCGCCGCTCGTGTTGCTGGCCCTCTTTCGCCGCACGCTGCCCCTGCGCGCGCTCGCCCCAGCGGTGGGAGCGGCGCTGCTGGGGATGCTCATCTGGCTCTACGTCCCGCTGGCCGCGCGCGACCCCGACGTGGTGGCTTGGGGTCGCCCCAGCGACTGGCCCACGTTGCGCGCCTACCTGAGCGGCGCCGACTACCAGGGCAAGTCGGTGGCGCTGGCCTCGGCGGGCTTCGCGGCGAACGTGGGCGCGTTCGTGAGCTGGGCGGGACGCGTGGGCTTGCTGGCGCTGCCCTTGCTGGGGCTGCTGGGGGTGGCGCTGCGCGCGCGGCGGTTGCTGCTGCCCTGTGCGCTCTTGCTGCTTCTGAACGTTGGCTGGTACGCGCGCTACGACCCGTTCGCACCGGGCGTGCTGGACTACCTGGGGTACCTCGGCGCGCCGCTCTGGTTCATGGCGGGAGGCTGCGCGCTCACGGCGGAGTGGGCCCACACGCGTGGTCGTGTGGTGCACGTGGCGGCCCTGATCACGCTGCTGGCGGTGGCGGGCCTCGCTACGCCCGCGCCCTGGGAGCGCACGCGCGTGGACGACCGCTTCACCCGCGTGCTGGCGGAGGCCGCCCTCGCAGAGCTGCCCCCTAACGCAGTGCTGCTGGTGGAGGCCGACCACAACGCGGCGCCCCTGATGTACCTGCAAGAGGTCGAGGGTCAGCGACCCGACGTGGTGGTCATCCCTCTCGGGCTCGCGAGCTCGGGCTGGCTATGGGAGCTGGTGTACCGGCGACACCCCGACCTGCGCCCCTTCGCGCTGCGCGGCCCCGGTGGTCGTGACCCGCGCGTGCGGCGCTTCCTGGACGCCCACCCCGAGCGCCCACGCTTCACCACGGACGCCGAGCTAGCGCGCCGGATGGGGGCCCCGAGCTGCATCACGGGTGTGTTGCTGACGCTCGCGCCGTGCACGGGAACGGCGCCCGCCGATGGCCTGCTCCCCCTGCTGCGCCAGGCTCATGCTCAGCTGGGCAACGGCGCGCCCGGGACCGCCGGCCTGCTGGCCCAGGTGGCGGAGGCGCGTGCGCAGGCCCTGGCGGCCGAAGGGCACGCACGCGCGGCGCTCCAGCTGCTCACGTTCACGCTGGGCGAGCTGGACCTCCGCGCCGTCCCCGAGCGCGTGCCGCCCTTCCAGCTGCCGCCGAGCGAGGTTGCCACGGACGGTCTCGGGTCCGAGCAGCGCAACCTGCTCCGAGCGGCCGAACTCGCGCAGGCGGCCCACCAGCCGGGCCTCGCCATGCTGCTGCGCGCCCACGCCGAGACCGCGCCGCGCTGA
- the miaA gene encoding tRNA (adenosine(37)-N6)-dimethylallyltransferase MiaA: protein MTETPNERAPEDRLLVLAGPTASGKTRVALALAERFPIEVISADSVQVYRGFDIGSAKPTASERAQLPHHLVDILAPEDGMDAGEFERRASAAITDVRARGKVPVVVGGTGLWLRALLRGLVSLPPVDAQLRAALEAESAALGAPALHARLALVDPKVAAAVHPNDQLRIVRALEVYQQTGRALGELQAEHALGGRRYASLMVVLDPPGDQLTRAIEQRLDAMLSGGFVDEVRALRERHADSARAFGSVGYKEVVAHLRDGVSLDETRRLIRKATRTYARRQRTWFGSDPSVDLFSDASALLGGERFAQLERFLSGAPEAP from the coding sequence ATGACCGAGACCCCGAACGAGCGCGCGCCGGAGGACAGGCTGCTGGTGCTGGCCGGCCCCACCGCCAGCGGCAAGACGCGCGTGGCGCTCGCGCTCGCCGAACGCTTCCCCATCGAGGTGATCAGCGCGGACAGCGTGCAGGTCTACCGCGGGTTCGACATCGGCTCCGCCAAGCCCACGGCGAGCGAGCGCGCGCAGCTCCCGCACCACCTGGTGGACATCCTCGCGCCGGAAGACGGCATGGACGCGGGCGAGTTCGAGCGACGCGCCAGCGCGGCGATCACGGACGTGCGCGCGCGCGGCAAGGTCCCCGTGGTGGTGGGCGGCACGGGGCTGTGGCTGCGGGCGCTGCTGCGTGGGCTGGTGTCCCTGCCCCCGGTGGATGCCCAGCTGCGTGCGGCGCTCGAGGCCGAGAGCGCGGCCCTCGGTGCTCCCGCGCTGCACGCGCGCCTGGCGCTGGTGGACCCCAAGGTGGCCGCCGCCGTGCACCCCAACGACCAGCTGCGCATCGTGCGCGCGCTCGAGGTGTACCAGCAGACCGGACGCGCCCTCGGGGAGCTGCAGGCGGAGCACGCGCTGGGGGGCCGGCGCTACGCGTCCCTCATGGTGGTGCTGGACCCGCCGGGCGACCAGCTCACGCGCGCCATCGAGCAGCGCCTCGACGCCATGCTCAGCGGGGGCTTCGTGGACGAGGTGCGCGCGCTGCGGGAGCGCCATGCCGACAGCGCGCGCGCGTTCGGCAGCGTGGGCTACAAAGAGGTGGTGGCGCACCTGCGCGATGGCGTGTCGCTCGACGAGACCCGCCGGCTGATCCGCAAGGCCACGCGCACGTACGCGCGGCGGCAGCGCACGTGGTTCGGAAGCGACCCCAGCGTGGATCTCTTCAGCGACGCGAGCGCGCTGCTGGGCGGGGAGCGCTTCGCCCAGCTGGAGCGCTTCCTGTCCGGCGCGCCGGAGGCCCCATGA
- the cysK gene encoding cysteine synthase A has protein sequence MSAPVVSSVLDLIGRTPIVRLRRVVEEGSASVWVKCEHLNPGGSVKDRICLAMIEAAERDGTLRPGMTVVEPTSGNTGIGLAIVCRKKGYKLVLTMPASMSLERRELLKSYGVEIVLTEPERVMDGALEAALRIAEERGAFMPQQFTNKANPTVHGETTAQEILAAFEGLRLDALVAAVGTGGTVTGVGRVLKEARPGIQVVAVEPAASPVLSGGAPGPSKIQGLNAGFVPDNYDPSVVTALRTVEDAEAWKMKQRLSREEGLLVGISAGANVSVACQLAREIGPGGNVVTFLCDTGERYFSLAEYFE, from the coding sequence ATGTCCGCACCCGTCGTCTCGAGCGTCCTCGATCTCATCGGTCGCACCCCCATCGTCCGCCTCCGCCGCGTCGTCGAAGAAGGCAGCGCCAGCGTGTGGGTCAAGTGCGAGCACCTGAACCCGGGCGGCTCTGTGAAGGACCGCATCTGCCTCGCCATGATCGAGGCCGCCGAACGCGATGGCACGCTGCGGCCGGGCATGACCGTGGTGGAGCCCACCAGCGGGAACACCGGCATCGGCCTCGCCATCGTGTGCCGCAAGAAGGGCTACAAGCTGGTGCTGACCATGCCGGCCAGCATGTCGCTCGAGCGGCGCGAGCTGCTCAAGAGCTACGGCGTGGAGATCGTGCTCACCGAGCCCGAGCGCGTGATGGACGGCGCCCTCGAGGCCGCGCTGCGCATCGCGGAGGAGCGCGGGGCGTTCATGCCGCAGCAGTTCACCAACAAGGCGAACCCCACGGTGCACGGGGAGACCACGGCGCAAGAGATCCTCGCGGCGTTCGAGGGGCTGCGGCTGGACGCGCTGGTGGCGGCGGTGGGCACTGGCGGCACGGTGACCGGCGTGGGCCGCGTGCTGAAAGAGGCGCGCCCGGGCATCCAGGTGGTGGCGGTGGAGCCCGCGGCCAGCCCCGTGCTGAGCGGTGGGGCGCCCGGCCCCAGCAAGATCCAGGGGCTCAACGCGGGCTTCGTGCCCGACAACTACGACCCCAGCGTGGTCACCGCCCTGCGCACGGTGGAAGACGCCGAGGCATGGAAGATGAAGCAGCGCCTCAGCCGCGAAGAGGGGCTCTTGGTGGGCATCAGCGCGGGCGCGAACGTGAGCGTGGCGTGCCAGCTGGCGCGCGAGATTGGCCCGGGCGGCAACGTGGTCACGTTCCTGTGCGACACGGGCGAGCGCTACTTCAGCCTGGCCGAGTACTTCGAGTGA
- a CDS encoding MoaD/ThiS family protein, which yields MAVTLRIPTPLRTLTGGADEIKVEGATVGAAIAALEAAHPGIRERVLSDEGKVLRFVNIFLNDDDIRFLDGLESPVKDGDSISVVPAIAGGR from the coding sequence ATGGCCGTCACGCTTCGCATTCCCACCCCGCTCCGCACCCTCACCGGCGGCGCCGACGAGATCAAGGTCGAGGGCGCCACCGTTGGCGCGGCCATCGCGGCGCTCGAGGCGGCTCACCCCGGCATCCGGGAGCGCGTCCTCAGCGACGAGGGCAAGGTGCTCCGCTTCGTGAACATCTTCCTCAACGACGACGACATCCGCTTCCTGGACGGCCTCGAGTCGCCCGTGAAGGACGGCGACTCCATCAGCGTGGTGCCGGCCATCGCAGGCGGCCGCTGA
- a CDS encoding protein kinase — protein sequence MATKICPVCKSEYEGGEVFCPLDGARVVTHTQMESGDIPDDPLIGQMLDKYKVIRQIGEGGMGLVYEGIHTVIEKRVAIKLLRDDFSSRPEVVARFRQEAKSASRIGHEHIVDISDFGETITGASYFIMEYLEGEDLANVLEREGVLAVQRAIAIVSQCCRALGAAHSKGIVHRDMKPENIFLVSRHDNADFVKIVDFGIAKMSDIETPGEPGRKLTKTGMIFGTPEYMSPEQAAGKHLDHRVDVYAMGVILFECVTGRVPFVGDSFMGILTQHMFEDPPPLAEVNPHVECSAELEMVIYKALAKAPEDRYQDMPELLEALEAASEGRVAKSTLAGYGEPVKAQRKAPRSLAPGRAVAPVAAPERSKLPMILAIVTVLALGGGTAAWFISQRPVVVAETPDVNTPPDAAIVDAGGQPQVAVAPETGLAEDAGAEGPAMTIVRVETRPEGASVQVANTQQICGPTPCTLEVISGVPIVLQARHGLSVGDLEITPEGSSTTVQMALVRRTGAGRPPTTMGTTETGSDTRMTDGQTSTMMSGDLKVPDIFR from the coding sequence ATGGCCACCAAGATCTGCCCAGTTTGTAAGAGCGAGTACGAAGGCGGCGAGGTCTTTTGCCCGCTCGACGGGGCCCGCGTGGTGACCCACACGCAGATGGAGTCGGGCGACATCCCGGACGATCCGCTCATCGGGCAGATGCTCGACAAGTACAAGGTCATCCGGCAAATCGGCGAGGGCGGCATGGGCCTCGTCTACGAGGGCATCCACACCGTCATCGAGAAGCGCGTGGCCATCAAGCTGCTGCGCGACGACTTCTCGAGCCGTCCCGAGGTGGTGGCGCGCTTCCGCCAAGAGGCCAAGAGCGCGTCGCGCATCGGCCACGAGCACATCGTCGACATCAGCGACTTCGGCGAGACCATCACCGGCGCCAGCTACTTCATCATGGAGTACCTGGAGGGCGAAGACCTCGCCAACGTGCTGGAGCGCGAGGGCGTGCTGGCCGTCCAGCGGGCCATCGCCATCGTCAGCCAGTGCTGCCGCGCGCTCGGCGCCGCGCACTCGAAGGGCATCGTCCACCGCGACATGAAGCCCGAGAACATCTTCTTGGTGTCGCGCCACGACAACGCGGACTTCGTGAAGATCGTCGACTTCGGCATCGCCAAGATGTCGGACATCGAGACCCCCGGTGAGCCCGGTCGCAAGCTCACCAAGACCGGCATGATCTTCGGCACCCCCGAGTACATGTCGCCCGAGCAGGCCGCGGGTAAGCACCTGGACCACCGCGTGGACGTCTACGCCATGGGCGTCATCCTGTTCGAGTGCGTCACCGGGCGCGTGCCGTTCGTGGGTGACTCGTTCATGGGCATCCTGACGCAGCACATGTTCGAGGACCCACCTCCGCTGGCCGAGGTGAACCCGCACGTGGAGTGCAGCGCCGAGCTGGAAATGGTCATCTACAAGGCGCTGGCCAAGGCGCCCGAGGATCGCTACCAGGACATGCCCGAGCTGCTGGAGGCGCTCGAGGCCGCGTCCGAGGGCCGCGTCGCCAAGTCCACGCTGGCGGGCTACGGCGAGCCCGTCAAGGCGCAGCGCAAGGCGCCCCGCTCGCTGGCTCCCGGCCGAGCCGTGGCCCCCGTCGCCGCCCCCGAGCGCAGCAAGCTGCCCATGATCCTGGCCATCGTCACGGTGCTGGCCCTCGGCGGCGGCACCGCGGCGTGGTTCATCAGCCAGCGCCCCGTGGTCGTGGCCGAGACCCCCGACGTGAACACGCCGCCCGACGCGGCGATCGTGGACGCGGGTGGGCAGCCCCAGGTGGCGGTCGCGCCCGAGACGGGCCTCGCCGAGGACGCTGGAGCAGAAGGCCCGGCCATGACCATCGTGCGCGTGGAGACACGCCCCGAGGGCGCCAGCGTGCAGGTGGCCAACACCCAGCAAATCTGCGGCCCCACGCCCTGCACGCTGGAGGTGATCTCGGGGGTGCCCATCGTGCTGCAAGCGCGTCACGGCCTCTCTGTGGGTGACCTCGAGATCACGCCCGAGGGGTCCAGCACCACCGTGCAAATGGCCCTGGTGCGGCGCACCGGCGCGGGTCGCCCGCCCACCACCATGGGCACCACCGAGACGGGCAGCGACACGCGCATGACCGACGGGCAGACCAGCACCATGATGAGCGGCGACCTGAAGGTGCCGGACATCTTCCGCTGA